In a genomic window of Amycolatopsis japonica:
- a CDS encoding UdgX family uracil-DNA binding protein (This protein belongs to the uracil DNA glycosylase superfamily, members of which act in excision repair of DNA. However, it belongs more specifically to UdgX branch, whose founding member was found to bind uracil in DNA (where it does not belong), without cleaving it, appears to promote DNA repair by a pathway involving RecA, rather than base excision.): MATKAPGADPPETADLGELRSAASGCRGCDLYRDATQTVFGEGPRAAEIMVVGEQPGDQEDRQGAPFVGPAGRLLDRALDEAGFDRRKIYVTNAVKHFKFNRDERGKRRIHKTPSKTEIVACRPWLHAELAAVRPELLIFLGATAAKALLGDDFRITRSRGERIDLAEFATTAVATVHPSAVLRAPDRDEAYQAFVADLVAARGGR; encoded by the coding sequence ATGGCGACCAAGGCACCCGGGGCGGATCCGCCCGAGACCGCCGACCTGGGCGAGCTGCGTTCGGCGGCGTCCGGCTGCCGCGGCTGCGACCTCTACCGCGACGCCACCCAGACCGTCTTCGGCGAGGGCCCCCGCGCGGCGGAGATCATGGTGGTCGGCGAACAACCGGGTGACCAGGAGGATCGGCAGGGCGCCCCGTTCGTGGGGCCCGCGGGGCGGCTGCTCGACCGGGCGCTCGACGAAGCGGGCTTCGACCGCCGGAAGATCTACGTCACCAACGCGGTCAAGCATTTCAAGTTCAACCGCGACGAACGCGGCAAGCGGCGGATTCACAAGACTCCGTCGAAGACCGAGATCGTCGCCTGCCGTCCGTGGCTGCACGCCGAACTGGCGGCGGTCCGACCGGAGCTGCTGATCTTCCTCGGCGCGACGGCGGCGAAGGCGCTGCTGGGCGACGACTTCCGCATCACGCGCAGCCGCGGCGAGCGGATCGATCTCGCCGAGTTCGCCACCACCGCGGTCGCCACGGTGCATCCGTCCGCGGTCCTGCGCGCGCCGGATCGCGACGAGGCCTACCAGGCCTTCGTCGCGGATCTCGTGGCGGCGCGCGGCGGCCGCTGA
- a CDS encoding GNAT family N-acetyltransferase — protein MDLTTERLVVRDWSEDDAEAALAIYGTTDVTRWLTPAMDRVTDAAAMRSVLQAWQQAQPNLVPPRGRWAVQRKEDGMVVGGLGIHLLPPYEEDLEISWQLHPDAWGEGYASEAARALIGWAFTQDTDELFAVARPNNTRAIATAKRLGMVWVGETDKYYGLRLQVYRIRHTDTI, from the coding sequence ATGGACTTGACCACCGAAAGGCTCGTCGTCCGTGATTGGTCCGAGGACGACGCCGAAGCCGCGCTGGCGATCTACGGCACCACCGACGTGACCCGTTGGCTCACCCCGGCGATGGACCGGGTGACCGACGCGGCGGCCATGCGTTCGGTTCTGCAGGCCTGGCAGCAGGCGCAGCCGAATCTCGTGCCGCCGCGCGGGAGATGGGCGGTGCAGCGCAAGGAAGACGGCATGGTCGTCGGCGGGCTCGGCATCCATCTGCTGCCACCGTACGAAGAGGACCTGGAGATCAGCTGGCAGCTGCATCCGGACGCGTGGGGCGAGGGTTACGCCTCCGAGGCCGCCCGTGCGCTGATCGGCTGGGCGTTCACCCAGGACACGGACGAACTCTTCGCCGTCGCCCGCCCGAACAACACGCGTGCCATCGCGACCGCGAAACGGCTCGGCATGGTGTGGGTCGGGGAAACCGACAAGTACTACGGGCTGCGCCTGCAGGTGTACCGGATCCGCCACACGGACACGATCTAG
- a CDS encoding DUF3618 domain-containing protein codes for MSDFPKNAEEARADRDVTREELTETLDALGKKMDVKARVNDNLDAKVDQASAKISDKVSEPAADKFRQGTEIVRANPLPIFAGVLALLVTIRLILRKRSSS; via the coding sequence ATGAGCGATTTCCCCAAGAACGCCGAAGAAGCCCGCGCCGATCGTGACGTGACGCGCGAAGAACTCACCGAGACCCTCGACGCGCTGGGCAAGAAGATGGACGTCAAGGCGAGGGTGAACGACAACCTCGACGCGAAGGTCGATCAAGCCAGCGCGAAGATTTCCGACAAGGTTTCCGAGCCCGCGGCCGACAAGTTCCGCCAGGGCACCGAAATCGTCCGTGCCAATCCCCTGCCGATCTTCGCCGGCGTGCTCGCGCTGCTCGTCACGATCCGGCTGATCCTGCGAAAGAGGTCTTCGTCGTGA
- a CDS encoding DUF4235 domain-containing protein has product MNKVLYKPLNMVVSAAGGVLAGIAFKQIWKRVSGEEDAPNATDRDFTWTQVIVAAAAQGAIFGAVKAATERAGAVGYRKATGDWPTED; this is encoded by the coding sequence GTGAACAAGGTTCTCTACAAACCGCTGAACATGGTCGTGAGCGCCGCGGGCGGTGTCCTCGCCGGGATCGCGTTCAAACAGATCTGGAAACGCGTGAGCGGTGAAGAAGACGCGCCGAACGCCACCGACCGCGATTTCACCTGGACCCAGGTGATCGTCGCGGCCGCCGCGCAGGGCGCGATCTTCGGTGCGGTGAAGGCCGCCACCGAACGGGCGGGCGCGGTCGGCTACCGCAAGGCGACCGGCGACTGGCCCACGGAGGACTGA
- a CDS encoding DUF3140 domain-containing protein, whose protein sequence is MHEIDDELWEEFHRVVNMTSRELADWLRTRSADDEDEVLPDQAGTPTGRHVLGILGKRRTDLTAEDERVMRSVVRRVTDERRDDLEPVAGQAHWRHKLMSVGHDPLKPA, encoded by the coding sequence GTGCACGAGATCGATGACGAACTGTGGGAAGAATTCCATCGCGTGGTCAATATGACCTCGCGGGAACTGGCCGACTGGCTGCGTACGCGGTCGGCCGACGACGAAGATGAAGTACTGCCGGACCAGGCGGGGACGCCGACCGGGCGGCATGTGCTGGGCATCCTCGGCAAGCGCCGGACCGACCTCACCGCCGAGGACGAGCGGGTGATGCGCTCGGTCGTCCGCCGGGTGACGGACGAACGGCGCGACGACCTGGAACCGGTCGCGGGCCAGGCGCACTGGCGGCACAAGCTGATGTCGGTGGGGCACGATCCGCTGAAACCCGCGTAG
- a CDS encoding SigB/SigF/SigG family RNA polymerase sigma factor encodes MSGERKTLTRQADDYAHCEPLFEELSSLPEDSPRRQELRARLVTELLPLAEHIATRFSGRGEPREDLVQVARIGLINAVDRFDPGRGHDFLSFAVPTVMGEVRRHFRDTGWSVRVPRRLKELHVSLSQGTAALSQRLGRAPTPTELAEYLGLEVNDVREGLLAGQAYQTLSVDKPVHDNATEALSLADTIGEEDHEMALVETHEALQPLLRELPKRERAILVMRFFGGYTQTQIAERIGISQMHVSRLLSQTLEQLRGKLSE; translated from the coding sequence GTGAGTGGCGAGCGCAAGACACTCACCCGGCAGGCTGACGACTACGCCCACTGCGAACCCCTCTTCGAGGAGTTGTCGTCGCTGCCAGAGGACTCTCCGCGCCGCCAAGAGCTGCGTGCCCGGCTCGTCACCGAGCTCCTGCCGCTCGCCGAGCACATCGCCACCAGGTTCTCCGGCCGGGGCGAACCCCGCGAGGACCTGGTGCAGGTGGCGCGGATAGGCCTGATCAACGCGGTCGACCGGTTCGATCCCGGCCGTGGGCACGACTTCCTCTCGTTCGCCGTGCCCACGGTGATGGGTGAGGTCCGGCGTCACTTCCGGGACACCGGCTGGTCGGTCCGGGTACCGCGGCGGCTCAAGGAACTCCACGTCTCGCTCAGCCAGGGCACGGCGGCGCTGTCGCAGCGGCTCGGCCGCGCGCCGACGCCGACCGAACTCGCCGAATACCTGGGGCTCGAGGTCAACGACGTCCGCGAAGGGCTGCTGGCCGGCCAGGCGTACCAGACGTTGTCGGTCGACAAACCGGTCCACGACAACGCCACCGAGGCCCTCTCTCTCGCCGACACGATCGGCGAGGAGGATCACGAGATGGCGTTGGTGGAGACCCACGAGGCGCTGCAACCGCTGCTGCGGGAACTCCCGAAGCGCGAACGCGCGATCCTCGTCATGCGGTTCTTCGGCGGCTACACCCAGACGCAGATCGCGGAACGCATCGGCATCTCGCAGATGCACGTTTCGCGGCTCCTGTCGCAGACGCTGGAACAGCTGCGCGGGAAGCTCTCGGAGTAG
- a CDS encoding SRPBCC family protein, protein MSTITEMVDVEVPVKTAYNQWTQFESFPQFMEGVEEIRQIDATHTHWVTKFGGVSREFDATITEQHPDERVAWTSDSGPDHAGVITFHRLDDNKTRVTAQMEIDPEGFAENVADKLGVLDRRIKGDMKRFKDFIESRGRESGAWRGDVDRPGS, encoded by the coding sequence ATGAGCACGATCACCGAAATGGTGGACGTCGAAGTCCCGGTGAAGACCGCGTACAACCAGTGGACTCAGTTCGAGAGCTTCCCGCAGTTCATGGAAGGTGTCGAAGAGATCCGTCAGATCGACGCGACCCACACCCACTGGGTGACCAAATTCGGTGGGGTGAGCCGGGAATTCGACGCGACGATCACCGAACAACATCCCGACGAACGTGTCGCGTGGACCTCGGACTCCGGTCCCGACCACGCGGGCGTCATCACCTTCCATCGCCTGGACGACAACAAGACCCGTGTCACGGCGCAGATGGAGATCGACCCGGAAGGCTTCGCCGAGAACGTCGCCGACAAACTCGGCGTACTCGACCGCCGCATCAAGGGCGACATGAAGCGGTTCAAGGACTTCATCGAAAGCCGCGGCCGCGAGTCGGGCGCGTGGCGCGGTGACGTGGACCGCCCCGGCAGCTGA
- a CDS encoding TetR/AcrR family transcriptional regulator, with translation MSRVKEFDVDAACEAALELFWRQGYEATSVSDLVAELGIGKASLYATFGTKHELYLTALNRYIARGNERFVEDFAGPGPALAGVRRLIDRYLAEILGESGRKGCFVVNAAMEMMPKDPEVVRVIERSWDALELAVRMALSRAKAQGELDASADPEELAGFLLTVLQGMRVLSKGPDPAARAKATARQAIAVLEAARKH, from the coding sequence ATGTCCCGGGTGAAGGAATTCGACGTCGACGCGGCCTGTGAAGCCGCACTGGAGCTGTTCTGGCGGCAGGGCTACGAGGCCACCTCGGTCAGTGACCTGGTCGCCGAGCTCGGCATCGGCAAGGCGAGCCTGTACGCGACCTTCGGCACCAAGCACGAGCTGTACCTGACGGCCTTGAATCGCTACATCGCCCGGGGCAACGAGCGGTTCGTCGAGGACTTCGCCGGGCCGGGGCCGGCGCTCGCGGGAGTGCGACGGCTCATCGACCGCTATCTCGCCGAAATCCTGGGCGAATCGGGTCGCAAAGGCTGTTTCGTGGTCAACGCCGCCATGGAGATGATGCCGAAGGATCCCGAGGTCGTGCGGGTGATCGAGCGCAGCTGGGACGCGCTCGAACTGGCGGTGCGGATGGCGTTGAGCCGCGCGAAGGCGCAGGGCGAACTCGACGCCTCCGCCGACCCGGAAGAGCTGGCCGGCTTCCTGCTCACCGTCCTGCAGGGCATGCGGGTGCTGAGCAAGGGGCCGGATCCAGCGGCGCGGGCCAAGGCGACGGCGAGGCAGGCCATCGCGGTTCTCGAAGCCGCTCGCAAACACTGA
- a CDS encoding NAD(P)/FAD-dependent oxidoreductase, which yields MRVVIIGGGFAGYNAAKTLLKSVGDDTEIVVLNPTDYFLYLPLLPEVAAGILEPRRISVSIPGTLRGVRLVLGTTTSVDFDGRSVAYTDPEDREHHLGYDRLVLAAGSVNKLLPIPGVPEYAHGFRGLPEALYLRDHVTRQIELAASAKDPAERDARCTFVVVGAGYTGTEVAAQGPAFTAALAARHPELKDQKIRWLLLDLADRVLPELDRRLGTTADEVLRARGVEVLMKTSIEDAGQEGVTLTTGESVPTHTLVWCVGVRPDPLIEDLGLKTAKGRLVVTAQLNVPGRRDVYACGDAAAVPDLTRPGEYTPMTAQHAERQGKLAGKNVAASLGHGSHGTYRHHDLGFVVDLGAHQAAANPLHVPLSGLAAKAVTRGYHLLAMPGNRLRTATDWALDAVTKRQTVQLGLVRSGSVPLDTDSPELPRTNC from the coding sequence ATGCGCGTCGTGATCATCGGAGGCGGCTTCGCCGGGTACAACGCGGCGAAGACCCTGCTCAAATCGGTCGGCGACGACACCGAGATCGTGGTGCTGAACCCGACCGACTATTTCCTCTATCTTCCCTTGCTCCCCGAAGTCGCCGCCGGGATCTTGGAACCGCGGCGGATCTCGGTGTCCATTCCGGGCACGCTGCGCGGGGTGCGCCTCGTGCTCGGCACGACGACCTCCGTCGACTTCGACGGCCGCAGCGTGGCCTACACCGACCCGGAAGACCGCGAGCACCACCTCGGCTACGACCGCCTGGTGCTCGCCGCGGGCAGTGTCAACAAACTGCTACCGATCCCCGGCGTGCCGGAATACGCCCACGGTTTCCGTGGCCTGCCCGAAGCCCTGTACCTGCGGGACCACGTCACGCGACAGATCGAGCTCGCCGCCTCCGCGAAGGACCCGGCCGAGCGCGACGCGCGCTGCACGTTCGTCGTGGTCGGCGCCGGGTACACCGGCACGGAGGTCGCCGCGCAGGGGCCGGCGTTCACCGCCGCGCTCGCCGCCCGGCACCCCGAACTGAAGGATCAGAAGATCCGGTGGCTGCTGCTGGATCTGGCCGACCGGGTCCTGCCGGAACTCGACCGGCGGCTCGGCACCACCGCGGACGAGGTGTTGCGCGCACGCGGTGTCGAGGTGCTGATGAAGACGTCGATCGAGGACGCCGGTCAGGAGGGGGTCACCCTGACCACCGGTGAATCCGTGCCGACCCACACCCTGGTGTGGTGCGTCGGCGTCCGGCCGGATCCGCTCATCGAGGACCTGGGGCTGAAGACCGCCAAGGGCAGGCTGGTCGTGACGGCGCAGCTGAACGTCCCCGGGCGGCGCGACGTCTACGCGTGCGGAGACGCGGCGGCCGTGCCGGATCTGACCAGGCCCGGCGAGTACACGCCGATGACGGCCCAGCACGCCGAACGCCAGGGCAAGCTCGCCGGCAAGAACGTGGCGGCGTCACTCGGACACGGGTCGCACGGCACGTACCGGCACCACGACCTCGGCTTCGTCGTCGACCTCGGCGCCCACCAGGCGGCCGCGAATCCCTTGCACGTCCCGCTTTCCGGGCTCGCCGCGAAGGCGGTCACCCGCGGCTACCACTTGCTGGCCATGCCGGGCAACCGGCTGCGGACCGCCACCGACTGGGCCTTGGACGCGGTGACGAAACGGCAGACCGTCCAATTAGGACTCGTCCGATCGGGTTCGGTGCCGCTGGACACGGATTCCCCCGAACTCCCCCGCACGAACTGCTAG
- a CDS encoding winged helix-turn-helix transcriptional regulator: MRADASTTPDQACPIAPVVDLVFSRWTTPILWALNEFGRQRFVELERRIGTITPKVLTQRLRQLERDGLITRTYHAEVPPRVEYEISDLGRSLAPLFATLADWSTENLPKVEEARSAYDAGS, encoded by the coding sequence ATGCGCGCCGACGCCTCGACCACACCCGACCAGGCCTGCCCGATCGCCCCGGTGGTCGACCTCGTCTTCAGCCGCTGGACAACGCCGATCCTGTGGGCGCTCAACGAATTCGGCAGGCAGCGGTTCGTCGAACTCGAGCGGCGCATCGGCACGATCACGCCGAAGGTGCTGACGCAACGGCTGCGGCAACTGGAACGCGACGGTCTGATCACCCGGACCTATCACGCCGAAGTGCCGCCCCGGGTCGAGTACGAGATCAGCGACCTCGGGCGGAGCCTGGCGCCGCTGTTCGCGACCCTCGCGGACTGGTCGACGGAGAACCTGCCGAAGGTGGAAGAGGCGCGGTCGGCTTACGACGCCGGTAGTTGA
- a CDS encoding phage holin family protein, which produces MIEETHRKPPEERSVGELVSDLGDEVKHLVRDEMRLAVFELQGKGKKMGVGAGLFGAAGIFALFGLATLITAVVLALALVMPAWLAAVVTGAALLLIGGLSALVGKKEVTSATPPVPEEAIEGVRDDVDTVKQGVRS; this is translated from the coding sequence ATGATCGAAGAGACCCACCGGAAGCCGCCCGAGGAAAGGTCGGTCGGCGAACTGGTTTCCGATCTCGGTGACGAGGTCAAACACCTGGTCCGCGACGAGATGCGGCTCGCCGTGTTCGAGTTGCAGGGCAAGGGCAAGAAAATGGGGGTCGGCGCCGGATTGTTCGGCGCGGCGGGCATTTTCGCGCTCTTCGGCCTGGCGACGCTGATCACCGCGGTGGTGCTGGCCCTCGCCTTGGTCATGCCCGCGTGGCTGGCGGCCGTGGTGACGGGCGCGGCGCTCCTGCTGATCGGCGGTCTTTCCGCGCTCGTCGGCAAGAAGGAGGTCACGAGCGCGACCCCGCCGGTGCCGGAAGAAGCCATCGAGGGTGTCCGCGACGATGTCGACACCGTCAAGCAAGGAGTGCGCTCATGA
- a CDS encoding TetR/AcrR family transcriptional regulator gives MVRLSRAETQERNRAKVLAAARDEFAEQGFRDAKIDVIAERAELTRGAVYSNFPGKRALYFAVLAELAERSAGAPHSVPGETLEGALGALARARVAALPLDDDQAGLARDLMPEVLADEHVRRPFAQLVKLNGLLLGLALERLDPPERTAGSPIPRRVRLAETVLTTLHGAGQLAATAPGLVEPFDVVSACERLAGLAFNDWWAPPVIAPTAQAADRPWSPPGAVDLVRAESFVPGDGVVVVLGTHRLAAAEEAVRASGRDVTVVAVTSDPDELVPLTRLIVAELCGGLRQAFPESSWPGVRVVCDATGTLAAAAGVLAVSDETEAAIRVERGRIVATADGRGAGHAVSGEVSRVDSA, from the coding sequence ATGGTCCGGCTGAGCAGGGCGGAGACGCAGGAGCGCAATCGCGCGAAGGTGCTGGCCGCCGCGCGCGACGAGTTCGCGGAGCAAGGCTTCCGCGACGCCAAGATCGACGTCATCGCCGAACGGGCGGAACTCACCCGGGGGGCGGTCTACTCGAACTTCCCGGGGAAACGCGCGCTGTACTTCGCCGTCCTCGCCGAGCTGGCCGAACGATCCGCCGGCGCGCCGCACTCCGTGCCCGGCGAGACGCTCGAAGGTGCGCTGGGCGCGCTGGCCAGGGCTCGGGTGGCGGCGCTTCCCCTGGACGACGATCAGGCGGGTCTGGCCCGCGACCTTATGCCCGAGGTCCTCGCGGACGAGCACGTCCGGCGCCCCTTCGCCCAGCTGGTGAAGCTCAACGGGCTCCTGCTCGGGCTCGCGCTGGAGCGCCTCGACCCGCCGGAGCGGACAGCGGGATCGCCGATCCCGCGCCGGGTCCGGCTCGCGGAGACCGTGCTGACCACGCTGCACGGCGCCGGCCAGCTGGCGGCCACCGCGCCGGGGCTCGTCGAGCCCTTCGACGTCGTGAGCGCGTGCGAACGGCTGGCGGGGCTGGCCTTCAACGACTGGTGGGCGCCGCCGGTGATCGCGCCCACGGCGCAGGCCGCCGACCGGCCGTGGTCACCGCCCGGGGCCGTCGACCTCGTACGCGCCGAATCCTTCGTGCCCGGCGACGGCGTCGTCGTCGTACTGGGCACCCATCGGCTGGCCGCCGCGGAAGAAGCCGTCCGCGCCTCGGGTCGCGACGTCACCGTCGTCGCCGTGACGAGTGATCCCGACGAGCTGGTGCCGCTGACCCGGCTGATCGTCGCGGAACTGTGCGGCGGCCTGCGGCAGGCCTTCCCGGAATCGTCGTGGCCGGGCGTGCGCGTGGTGTGCGACGCGACCGGGACACTGGCGGCCGCGGCGGGGGTGCTCGCGGTCAGCGACGAGACCGAGGCCGCGATCCGGGTCGAACGGGGCAGGATCGTCGCCACCGCGGACGGCCGCGGCGCGGGGCACGCCGTCTCGGGCGAAGTGTCCCGTGTGGACAGTGCCTAG
- a CDS encoding glucose 1-dehydrogenase, whose translation MGKRFNGKVVLVTGGGSGIGRATAAAFAREGAQVVVSGRDGEKLRQTVKEIEADGGTADAVTADVSVGSEVERLVAETVRRYGKLDVAFNNAGVLGSPAPTADLDEDGFDAVVRTNLTGTWLSMKHEIAQMRKGGGGAIVNMSSNVGSHHRLPGMAAYAASKAAVDVLTRTAARDHIAEGIRINAVSPGATDTGMSFRPGESEADRAARLGAVIPLGRIGAVEEIAAAVLWLASDESAYVVGHDIVLDGGASA comes from the coding sequence GTGGGGAAGCGATTCAACGGCAAGGTCGTCCTGGTCACCGGCGGAGGATCCGGGATCGGGCGCGCCACGGCGGCGGCCTTCGCGCGCGAAGGCGCTCAGGTGGTCGTTTCGGGGCGAGACGGCGAGAAGCTGCGTCAGACCGTGAAGGAGATCGAGGCGGACGGCGGAACGGCCGACGCGGTGACCGCGGACGTGAGTGTCGGCTCCGAAGTCGAGCGTCTCGTCGCCGAGACGGTGCGCAGGTACGGCAAACTCGACGTCGCGTTCAACAACGCCGGCGTCCTCGGCAGCCCCGCGCCGACGGCGGATCTCGACGAAGACGGCTTCGACGCCGTCGTGCGGACGAACCTCACGGGCACCTGGCTGTCCATGAAGCACGAGATCGCCCAGATGCGGAAGGGCGGTGGGGGAGCCATCGTCAACATGTCGTCCAACGTCGGCTCGCACCACCGCCTGCCGGGAATGGCCGCGTACGCCGCCTCGAAGGCCGCCGTGGACGTGCTGACCCGGACCGCCGCCCGTGACCACATCGCCGAGGGCATCCGGATCAACGCGGTCAGCCCCGGCGCCACCGACACCGGTATGTCGTTCCGGCCCGGCGAGTCCGAGGCCGACCGCGCCGCCCGGCTCGGCGCGGTCATCCCGCTCGGCCGGATCGGCGCGGTCGAGGAGATCGCCGCGGCGGTCCTCTGGCTGGCTTCCGACGAGTCCGCGTACGTCGTGGGGCACGACATCGTCCTCGACGGCGGCGCCAGTGCGTGA
- a CDS encoding ATP-binding protein: MDAYGRGGLTPQTRSQSDGLSDRVELRLPAEAEQIPLVRTLTHGVVARADFGLDAISDAKMAVDEACSQLVQPAELGAVLCCVFHEIPEGIAVSISTRTSRPYLPSETTFGWHVLTTLTGSVTARCEPIPGEPGGTTTIELVLAPGTSDG, from the coding sequence ATGGACGCATACGGGCGGGGCGGCCTGACCCCGCAGACCAGGTCCCAGTCGGACGGTCTGTCCGACCGGGTCGAACTTCGTCTGCCCGCCGAGGCGGAGCAGATCCCTCTCGTCCGCACGCTCACCCACGGTGTGGTGGCCCGCGCGGACTTCGGCTTGGACGCCATTTCAGACGCGAAGATGGCCGTCGACGAAGCCTGTTCCCAACTTGTCCAGCCCGCGGAACTGGGAGCCGTTCTTTGCTGTGTCTTCCACGAGATACCGGAAGGAATCGCCGTCTCGATCTCGACGCGGACGAGCAGGCCCTATCTGCCGAGCGAGACGACCTTCGGCTGGCACGTCTTGACGACCTTGACCGGGTCGGTGACCGCACGCTGCGAACCGATCCCCGGCGAACCGGGGGGCACGACGACGATCGAGCTCGTCCTGGCCCCGGGAACGAGCGACGGGTGA
- a CDS encoding thiamine pyrophosphate-requiring protein yields MSETVADHVLTRLREWDVEQVFAYPGDGINGLVTAFGAAENKPRFVQTRHEEMAAFAAVGYAKLSGRPGVCMATSGPGAIHLLNGLYDAKLDHVPVVAIVGQTARSAMGGSYQQEVDLQALFKDVASEYLVEVNVPEQLPNALDRALRTAIAQRAPTALIIPADLQEETYQPPQHEFKHVPSSPPDHPRASVIPPSDEVARAAEVLNAGEKVAILVGQGARNAVTEVREVAELTGAGVAKALLGKDVLPDDLPYVTGSIGLLGTRPTYEMMRDCDTLLIVGSNMPYAQFLPEFGQARAVQIDIDPRFLGLRYPTEVNLLGDAKGTLQQLIPLLQGKSERGWRERIEKNVGEWQETLTRQAMLEAEPVNPMRIVHELSERIPEDAIVTADSGSATNWYARNLRMRGRMRGTLSGTLATMGSGVPYAIGAKFAHPDRPVIALVGDGAMQMNGMAELLTIARYRELWTDPRCVICVFHNGDLNQVTWELRAMGGAPKFEPSQTLPEVSYSDFALEIGLGGIAVDDPARLGEAWDVALSTDVPTVLDVRCDPEVPPIPPHATFEQVKSMTEAVLKGEPDAWHLLTQGIKTKMQELLPSRR; encoded by the coding sequence ATGAGCGAAACCGTTGCGGACCATGTTCTGACCAGGCTGCGCGAATGGGACGTGGAGCAGGTCTTCGCCTATCCCGGCGACGGCATCAACGGGCTGGTGACCGCGTTCGGCGCGGCGGAGAACAAGCCCCGTTTCGTGCAGACGCGCCACGAGGAGATGGCGGCGTTCGCGGCCGTCGGATACGCGAAGCTGAGCGGGCGGCCCGGTGTCTGCATGGCGACGTCCGGCCCGGGGGCGATCCACCTGCTCAACGGCCTCTACGACGCCAAACTCGACCACGTGCCGGTGGTGGCGATCGTCGGGCAGACCGCGCGCAGCGCGATGGGCGGCAGCTACCAGCAGGAGGTGGACCTGCAGGCGCTGTTCAAGGACGTCGCGAGCGAATACCTCGTCGAGGTGAACGTCCCCGAACAACTGCCGAACGCCCTCGACCGCGCCCTCCGCACGGCCATTGCCCAGCGCGCGCCCACGGCGCTGATCATCCCGGCGGATCTGCAGGAGGAGACCTATCAGCCGCCGCAGCACGAGTTCAAGCACGTGCCGTCCTCCCCGCCCGATCACCCGCGGGCCAGCGTCATCCCGCCGTCGGACGAGGTCGCCCGCGCGGCCGAGGTGCTGAACGCGGGCGAGAAGGTCGCGATCCTGGTCGGGCAGGGCGCGCGCAACGCCGTCACCGAGGTACGCGAGGTGGCCGAGCTGACCGGCGCCGGAGTGGCGAAAGCGTTGCTGGGCAAGGATGTCCTGCCCGACGACCTGCCGTACGTCACCGGCTCCATCGGACTGCTCGGCACGCGGCCGACGTACGAGATGATGCGGGACTGCGACACGCTCCTGATCGTCGGCTCGAACATGCCGTACGCGCAGTTCCTGCCGGAATTCGGCCAGGCGCGGGCGGTCCAGATCGACATCGATCCCCGCTTCCTCGGGCTGCGCTATCCGACCGAGGTCAATCTCCTCGGCGACGCGAAGGGCACCTTGCAGCAACTGATCCCGTTGCTGCAAGGGAAATCCGAGCGCGGCTGGCGCGAGCGGATCGAGAAGAACGTCGGCGAATGGCAGGAGACGCTGACCCGGCAGGCGATGCTGGAGGCGGAACCGGTCAACCCGATGCGGATCGTGCACGAACTGTCCGAGCGGATTCCCGAGGACGCCATCGTCACCGCGGACTCCGGTTCGGCCACCAACTGGTACGCCAGGAACCTCCGGATGCGCGGCCGCATGCGGGGCACGCTGTCCGGCACCCTCGCGACGATGGGTTCCGGTGTCCCCTACGCGATCGGCGCGAAGTTCGCCCATCCCGACCGGCCGGTGATCGCGCTGGTCGGCGACGGCGCGATGCAGATGAACGGGATGGCGGAACTGCTGACCATCGCCCGGTACCGCGAACTGTGGACGGATCCGCGGTGCGTCATCTGCGTGTTCCACAACGGTGATCTGAACCAGGTCACCTGGGAACTGCGCGCCATGGGCGGCGCGCCGAAGTTCGAGCCGTCGCAGACCTTGCCGGAAGTGTCCTATTCGGACTTCGCGCTGGAGATCGGCCTGGGCGGGATCGCCGTCGACGATCCCGCCCGGCTCGGCGAGGCGTGGGACGTCGCGCTGTCGACCGACGTGCCGACCGTGCTCGACGTCCGCTGCGATCCCGAGGTGCCGCCGATTCCGCCGCACGCCACCTTCGAGCAGGTGAAGTCGATGACCGAAGCCGTCCTCAAGGGCGAACCCGATGCCTGGCACCTGCTGACTCAGGGCATCAAGACGAAGATGCAGGAGCTGTTGCCCTCGCGCCGCTGA